A genomic segment from Kyrpidia tusciae DSM 2912 encodes:
- the mutY gene encoding A/G-specific adenine glycosylase: MERERELAVRVGQILVEWYERQHRDLPWRKTRDPYRIWVSETMLQQTRVETVIPYYERFLEEFPSVRDLAQATEEEVLKQWEGLGYYSRAQNLLRGAQVVMERFGGRVPDDPEVIREIPGVGPYTAGAILSIAYGRDVPAVDGNGLRVFARIFLVDEPVDKPAGRRKISSLMQSAIPPGCGGALNQAVMDLGSGICLPRAPKCHECPVLRWCRAAEEGVWAEYPVKTKKKPPRPTRVAAGLASWQGHVFVRRRPDGGLLAGLWEFPSVEVGPGESWEEAASRAMADAGLAAEAVEPLARAEHVFSHLKWDFRVYRCIVEPGRISQRLPGMLPEIKRVPGGAGTDGAPWPGNSATAWVPAEALGRLPFPAVYRKIWPLLEEKGVW; encoded by the coding sequence ATGGAACGAGAACGCGAGCTGGCGGTGCGAGTGGGCCAGATCCTGGTGGAGTGGTACGAAAGGCAGCATCGGGACCTCCCCTGGAGAAAAACTCGGGACCCCTATCGAATCTGGGTCTCGGAGACGATGCTTCAGCAAACCCGGGTGGAGACGGTGATCCCTTATTACGAGAGATTTCTTGAGGAATTCCCCTCGGTGCGTGATCTGGCCCAGGCGACCGAGGAGGAGGTCCTGAAACAGTGGGAGGGGCTGGGCTATTATTCCCGGGCGCAAAATCTCCTTCGCGGCGCCCAGGTGGTGATGGAGCGGTTTGGTGGTCGGGTGCCGGACGATCCCGAGGTGATTCGAGAAATTCCCGGAGTGGGGCCATACACCGCCGGGGCGATTCTGAGCATCGCTTACGGACGCGATGTACCAGCTGTTGACGGCAACGGACTGCGGGTGTTCGCGCGGATCTTTCTCGTGGACGAACCTGTGGACAAGCCGGCGGGGCGCCGAAAGATTTCCTCGCTCATGCAATCGGCCATTCCGCCGGGCTGCGGAGGTGCTCTCAATCAAGCGGTGATGGATCTCGGATCCGGCATCTGCCTGCCGAGGGCTCCAAAATGTCACGAGTGCCCTGTGCTTCGATGGTGCCGGGCGGCGGAAGAAGGAGTCTGGGCCGAGTATCCGGTTAAAACGAAAAAAAAGCCGCCGAGGCCCACCCGGGTGGCAGCGGGTCTGGCTAGCTGGCAGGGTCATGTATTTGTTCGTCGGCGTCCGGACGGAGGGCTTCTGGCAGGCTTATGGGAATTTCCGTCTGTAGAGGTGGGTCCGGGGGAATCCTGGGAGGAGGCGGCCTCCCGGGCCATGGCCGATGCGGGGCTGGCTGCCGAGGCGGTGGAGCCCCTGGCCCGGGCGGAACATGTCTTTAGCCATCTGAAATGGGATTTTCGCGTGTATCGGTGTATCGTTGAACCAGGGCGAATCTCGCAACGCCTCCCGGGGATGTTGCCGGAGATAAAGAGGGTTCCGGGGGGCGCCGGGACAGATGGGGCGCCATGGCCGGGCAACTCGGCGACCGCCTGGGTTCCGGCGGAGGCGCTGGGGCGCTTGCCTTTCCCCGCGGTCTACCGTAAAATTTGGCCCTTGCTAGAGGAGAAAGGGGTTTGGTGA
- a CDS encoding cob(I)yrinic acid a,c-diamide adenosyltransferase — MSIYTRSGDRGRTRLVGGVRDKDDIRVEAYGTVDEANAFVGEAISRLDSVRDGDLAGHLLEIQQELFDCGADLAALPGKRPYKVHAEMINRLEPLIDSYLAEARPVQRFILPGGHPAAAALHVCRVLVRRAERRVVTLSQREEINPEVLRYLNRLSDFFFAAARAINARTGTGDIEYVRSPIVFRNSGGQNPSNPKLNTPDDPGGNA; from the coding sequence ATGTCCATTTACACCCGCAGCGGCGACCGCGGCCGCACCCGCCTCGTCGGAGGTGTCCGGGACAAGGATGATATTCGCGTCGAAGCCTACGGCACCGTGGACGAGGCCAACGCTTTTGTCGGAGAAGCCATCAGTCGCCTGGATTCCGTCCGAGACGGCGACCTCGCCGGTCATCTTTTGGAGATCCAGCAGGAATTGTTCGACTGTGGAGCAGATCTCGCGGCCCTGCCGGGCAAACGCCCCTACAAGGTACACGCTGAAATGATAAACCGGTTGGAACCGCTCATCGATTCCTATCTCGCGGAAGCTCGTCCGGTGCAACGGTTCATCCTCCCAGGAGGGCACCCCGCCGCTGCCGCCCTTCACGTGTGCAGGGTGCTGGTCCGCCGGGCCGAACGCCGGGTGGTAACACTCAGCCAACGGGAGGAGATCAATCCCGAAGTCCTGCGGTATCTGAACCGGTTGTCCGATTTTTTCTTTGCCGCCGCCCGGGCGATCAATGCGCGAACAGGCACCGGCGACATTGAATACGTGCGAAGCCCCATCGTGTTTCGCAATTCTGGAGGTCAGAATCCATCCAACCCCAAACTGAATACCCCGGATGATCCAGGTGGAAATGCGTAG
- a CDS encoding DMT family transporter, which yields MMGQPRGWRPTRVQALWMIGLGASCYGLISPVMKTAFAQGYTMEGVTAAQYFVALLFWVVAGLAVRTGTRPTGREVIQLFMLGLIGSGGTTVLYYRSLVHLPASLAIVFLFQFTWITILLEIMLERKSLTARRWQALLMILLGTGLAVGLLHDQWEGGVSWIGVAMALGGAVTYSVLLYGTGRIAVQTSPVRRSLFMSLGAGVPILLTTPLAAYYTAPSLAGLYGWGVVVALLAQIAPPLLFAVAIPAVGGGAAAVLGSMELPVAVVAAAVILKEPVGWDRWLGVALILVGVIWSERVNRRGRESPGI from the coding sequence ATGATGGGGCAGCCGAGGGGATGGCGACCTACCCGGGTACAGGCCCTTTGGATGATTGGGCTGGGGGCGTCCTGTTACGGGCTCATCTCTCCGGTCATGAAAACTGCATTCGCCCAGGGTTATACCATGGAAGGGGTAACGGCTGCTCAGTACTTCGTTGCCCTTCTTTTCTGGGTTGTGGCGGGTCTTGCAGTGCGAACCGGGACTCGGCCCACAGGGCGAGAGGTGATCCAGCTTTTCATGTTGGGTCTCATCGGTTCGGGGGGAACCACAGTTCTTTATTACCGATCTCTTGTCCATCTTCCGGCTTCCCTCGCGATCGTATTTTTGTTTCAATTCACGTGGATCACGATTTTACTGGAAATTATGTTGGAGAGAAAGTCGCTGACTGCCCGGCGGTGGCAGGCGCTGTTGATGATCCTGTTGGGGACTGGCCTTGCGGTGGGGTTGTTGCACGACCAGTGGGAAGGCGGAGTTTCGTGGATTGGTGTAGCCATGGCCCTGGGAGGCGCGGTGACGTATTCGGTCCTGTTGTACGGGACAGGGCGGATTGCAGTACAGACGTCCCCTGTGCGACGAAGCCTGTTTATGTCCTTGGGGGCCGGAGTTCCCATTCTTCTGACTACTCCGCTGGCGGCTTATTATACAGCGCCATCGCTGGCCGGGTTGTATGGCTGGGGTGTTGTTGTGGCGCTTCTCGCCCAGATCGCGCCGCCACTTTTGTTTGCTGTGGCGATCCCGGCGGTGGGCGGGGGAGCTGCCGCGGTGCTGGGATCGATGGAGCTGCCCGTGGCTGTCGTGGCGGCTGCCGTTATTTTGAAAGAGCCGGTGGGGTGGGATCGGTGGTTAGGGGTGGCACTGATCCTGGTGGGGGTCATCTGGTCCGAACGGGTAAACCGCAGAGGGCGAGAAAGCCCCGGGATATAG
- a CDS encoding DUF6154 family protein gives MRFVDDLYALYKDQLTGDEDDAVIIVSGVLQELSRAELLELVSQLDRDELFQMVGRYLVDRLREKIDREGTGSPTIPEYGGEVH, from the coding sequence GTGAGATTTGTCGACGATCTTTACGCACTGTACAAAGACCAGTTGACCGGAGACGAAGACGACGCGGTGATCATCGTGTCCGGCGTTCTCCAGGAGCTGTCCCGCGCCGAACTGTTGGAGTTGGTCTCTCAATTGGATCGAGACGAACTGTTTCAGATGGTCGGCCGATATCTCGTGGACCGGCTTCGGGAGAAGATTGATCGCGAGGGCACGGGCTCGCCCACGATTCCCGAATACGGCGGAGAGGTTCATTAA
- the thiD gene encoding bifunctional hydroxymethylpyrimidine kinase/phosphomethylpyrimidine kinase encodes MRVARALTIAGSDSGGGAGIQADLKTFQMLGVYGMTAITAITVQNTKGVFGSHLVPPELVAAQIDAVVRDIGTDAAKTGMLATAEIIEAVAAKIRELGIAPLVVDPVMVAKGGAPLLEEDARSTLIRELFPLATVVTPNIPEAEALTGMTIRTRDEMVEAAKRIAALGPGAVVVKGGHLAGDPLDILYDGQAVVEFPGVRVRTPHTHGTGCTFSAAITAELAKGASLLDALGTAKAFISAAIREAPGLGEGHGPTNHWAYSRQPAGSDQPRDAAQASEGAEGGRETR; translated from the coding sequence ATGAGGGTGGCCAGGGCTTTGACCATCGCCGGTTCGGATAGCGGAGGCGGGGCGGGGATTCAAGCAGATCTAAAAACCTTTCAGATGCTCGGGGTATACGGGATGACGGCCATTACGGCGATCACGGTACAAAACACAAAAGGGGTGTTTGGATCCCATCTTGTGCCGCCTGAATTGGTGGCTGCCCAGATCGATGCTGTGGTGCGGGACATCGGCACGGATGCGGCAAAGACCGGGATGTTGGCAACGGCGGAGATTATCGAAGCGGTGGCGGCCAAGATCCGGGAATTGGGCATCGCTCCCCTGGTGGTGGACCCGGTCATGGTGGCCAAAGGTGGGGCGCCACTTTTGGAAGAGGACGCCCGTTCGACGTTAATTCGCGAACTGTTTCCTTTGGCGACGGTGGTGACCCCCAATATCCCCGAGGCCGAGGCGTTGACCGGGATGACAATTCGCACCCGGGACGAAATGGTGGAGGCGGCCAAACGGATTGCGGCACTAGGTCCCGGGGCGGTGGTGGTCAAAGGTGGGCATTTGGCGGGAGATCCGCTGGACATTCTGTACGACGGGCAGGCTGTGGTGGAGTTCCCCGGAGTCCGGGTTCGCACCCCGCACACCCATGGGACGGGATGCACCTTTTCGGCGGCCATTACCGCCGAGTTGGCGAAAGGGGCCTCTCTGCTCGATGCCCTGGGGACGGCCAAAGCTTTCATCTCGGCGGCCATCCGGGAAGCGCCGGGGCTGGGGGAAGGTCACGGGCCCACGAATCACTGGGCTTACAGCCGCCAACCTGCGGGTTCCGACCAACCCCGGGATGCTGCCCAGGCGTCCGAGGGTGCGGAGGGGGGCCGGGAAACGAGGTAA